The proteins below are encoded in one region of Ephemeroptericola cinctiostellae:
- a CDS encoding chaperone modulator CbpM has product MKNTLTVTVVNEEHTLNATELAQACGVSLTWVTQAVELSVLHTSMMQKAPNEWRFQHQDLQRALELCQLQRRLEIDLDISALIADLQQEIRRLKSQQ; this is encoded by the coding sequence ATGAAAAATACTTTAACCGTAACGGTCGTCAATGAAGAGCATACGCTGAATGCCACTGAGCTGGCTCAAGCCTGCGGTGTGAGTCTGACATGGGTGACTCAAGCTGTTGAGTTGAGTGTGCTGCACACATCGATGATGCAAAAAGCCCCCAATGAATGGCGTTTTCAGCATCAGGATTTACAGCGTGCTTTGGAGTTGTGCCAGTTGCAGCGTCGTTTGGAAATTGACCTTGATATTTCAGCTTTGATTGCAGATTTACAGCAGGAAATCAGAAGACTAAAAAGTCAGCAGTAG
- a CDS encoding DNA-3-methyladenine glycosylase I, translating into MTAKPDLINQRCFWCGEDELYVNYHDREWGKPVHDDVRLFEKICLEGFQSGLSWYTILKRREGFRQAFQQFNIKKVAAFTAADVERLLKDEGIIRHRGKIEATIHNASRALDLIEEFGSLDAYFWQFLPPASERPEQINRSTIPASTPTSIFLSKELKKRGWKFVGPTTCYAFMQAMGLVNDHIEGCIHR; encoded by the coding sequence ATGACTGCAAAACCAGACCTCATTAATCAACGCTGCTTTTGGTGCGGCGAAGATGAACTTTATGTCAATTACCACGACCGCGAATGGGGCAAACCCGTCCATGACGATGTGCGCTTGTTTGAAAAAATTTGCCTTGAGGGTTTTCAATCGGGGTTGTCGTGGTACACCATTTTGAAACGACGTGAAGGTTTTCGCCAAGCTTTTCAACAATTTAATATTAAAAAAGTGGCGGCTTTTACGGCAGCTGATGTGGAACGATTGCTGAAAGATGAGGGCATCATTCGTCACAGAGGCAAAATTGAAGCGACCATCCACAATGCCAGCCGTGCTTTGGATTTGATTGAAGAGTTTGGTTCACTGGATGCATATTTTTGGCAATTCCTTCCGCCAGCAAGCGAACGGCCTGAGCAAATCAATCGCAGTACGATTCCAGCGAGTACACCCACTTCAATTTTTCTGTCAAAAGAATTGAAAAAACGGGGGTGGAAATTTGTCGGTCCAACGACCTGTTATGCTTTCATGCAGGCCATGGGGTTGGTGAATGACCATATTGAAGGCTGTATTCATCGATGA
- a CDS encoding IclR family transcriptional regulator — translation MTQTTPYLDQEQTSTPMLRPAIQVLERANTLLDVLARHNQPMSLKSLAEQTGLHISTAHRILNDLVLARMIDRPTSGHYQLGMRLLELGNLVKARLNVRDVALPIMKTLHQQTRQTINLSMRQNDEIIYIERAFSERSGMQVVRAIGGRAPLHLTSVGKLFLAQDDKTALLSYATRTQLKGQTKNSITTLEKLHKELDWVRLHHVARDREELELGVSCMAAGIYDDNHQLVAGLSISAPAERVQEVWVKLLQDAAFKISHAMGYSTKTSHAHMTD, via the coding sequence ATGACCCAAACAACCCCTTATCTTGACCAAGAACAAACCTCAACCCCCATGTTGCGCCCCGCCATTCAAGTACTTGAGCGCGCCAACACGCTGCTCGATGTGCTTGCTCGACACAACCAACCGATGAGCCTCAAGTCACTCGCAGAACAAACGGGATTGCACATTTCCACAGCACACCGCATCCTGAATGACCTCGTGCTTGCCCGCATGATCGACCGCCCCACTTCAGGTCATTATCAACTCGGCATGCGCTTGCTTGAACTCGGCAACCTCGTCAAAGCACGGCTCAATGTCCGCGATGTTGCCCTTCCAATCATGAAAACCTTGCACCAGCAAACGCGGCAAACCATTAACTTATCGATGCGCCAAAACGATGAAATCATTTACATTGAGCGGGCTTTTTCCGAACGCTCAGGCATGCAAGTGGTGCGCGCCATTGGGGGTCGTGCGCCTTTGCATTTGACTTCGGTCGGCAAATTGTTCCTCGCACAAGACGATAAAACGGCCTTGCTGTCCTACGCGACGCGCACCCAACTCAAGGGCCAAACAAAAAACAGCATCACCACACTTGAAAAACTGCATAAAGAACTCGACTGGGTGCGTTTACATCACGTTGCACGCGATCGTGAAGAACTCGAACTGGGCGTGTCCTGTATGGCTGCCGGCATTTATGATGACAACCATCAGCTGGTGGCGGGTCTCTCTATCTCCGCCCCCGCCGAGCGGGTACAAGAAGTCTGGGTCAAACTCTTGCAAGACGCCGCATTTAAAATCTCGCATGCCATGGGTTACTCGACCAAAACCAGTCATGCTCACATGACCGACTGA
- a CDS encoding endonuclease/exonuclease/phosphatase family protein, whose amino-acid sequence MPNLFQNVDAYDIGIKIGTFNLRNFAKVGFQFYDNQDPYTQQEYDDKIAWTAAQIDKINADIIVFQEVFHLEALTDAVKASHTMRNAKIIGRDAVAMPPKNSLVPQVAIVTRLPLMDEPNWVINYGKGFSVTPPGYDEALSQITRAILHVAVKLPNNIKLHVLGLHLKSKRPDYLHNEDESNPDHLALATYRSLVRRGADAIGIRQYLNGLLQKNQEPCIVTGDYNDHAYAVTTQMIAGTGRFGKSFYDFQLFDAMRIQTKNDPQRYVAYTHIHEGALEVLDHVFVSEEFHPESRHQIAVVREVYSLNDHLHQRSPEVSDHGQTVAQFLFKRGAQSTT is encoded by the coding sequence ATGCCCAATTTATTTCAAAACGTCGATGCGTATGACATCGGCATTAAAATCGGCACTTTCAACCTGCGTAACTTTGCCAAAGTAGGTTTTCAGTTTTACGACAATCAAGACCCATATACCCAGCAAGAATACGACGACAAAATCGCATGGACAGCCGCGCAAATTGACAAAATAAATGCCGACATCATCGTCTTTCAAGAGGTTTTCCATCTTGAAGCCCTGACCGATGCGGTTAAAGCCAGCCACACCATGCGCAATGCCAAAATCATCGGCCGCGATGCGGTGGCCATGCCACCCAAAAACAGCCTCGTCCCACAAGTCGCCATCGTCACCCGCCTGCCGCTCATGGATGAACCCAACTGGGTCATTAACTACGGCAAAGGTTTCAGTGTCACGCCACCGGGTTATGATGAAGCCCTTTCGCAAATCACCCGCGCCATTCTGCACGTTGCTGTCAAGTTGCCAAATAATATCAAGCTGCATGTTCTTGGTCTGCATTTGAAGTCAAAACGTCCCGATTATCTGCACAATGAAGATGAATCCAATCCAGACCACCTCGCGCTTGCCACCTACCGCTCACTCGTTCGACGAGGTGCAGACGCCATCGGCATTCGTCAATATTTGAATGGTTTGTTACAAAAAAATCAAGAACCGTGCATTGTCACAGGCGATTACAACGACCATGCCTATGCCGTCACCACACAAATGATCGCAGGCACAGGGCGTTTTGGCAAAAGTTTCTATGACTTTCAATTGTTTGATGCCATGCGCATCCAGACCAAAAATGACCCGCAACGCTATGTTGCTTACACCCACATCCACGAAGGTGCACTTGAAGTCCTCGACCATGTCTTTGTTTCCGAGGAGTTCCACCCCGAATCGCGTCACCAAATCGCCGTGGTACGGGAGGTGTACAGTTTAAACGATCACTTGCACCAACGCTCCCCCGAGGTGTCGGATCATGGACAAACAGTCGCACAGTTTCTATTCAAACGCGGTGCACAATCAACAACATAA
- the rsgA gene encoding ribosome small subunit-dependent GTPase A, with product MSTTVLRIVASYGHQFLGLPLDKRTDTDATAYIQLVTRGKKQGYAVGDWVNVTLTSDNQGAIESINTRENHFYRSEFNKQKNLAANIDQVAIVCATEPAFSEELLGRALICAEVAEIDVLIILNKIDVLDKLDAARETLSLYPKLGYPLIEVAAKNTESLKAELIPRLAGKTTLLMGQSGMGKSSLINALIPDVQLKTREISSVLNSGKHTTTFTRLFDCSFDGEAAQIIDSPGFEQFGMAQFSHSQVQHAMPEFVPHLGKCRFNNCAHIREPQCAILEAIEAGTITENRYHFYLRLVEQLNYYDNARY from the coding sequence ATGAGCACCACCGTCCTTCGCATCGTCGCCAGCTACGGTCATCAGTTTCTTGGTTTACCCTTGGATAAACGCACCGACACCGATGCAACGGCTTACATTCAACTGGTCACACGCGGCAAAAAACAAGGCTATGCGGTGGGTGATTGGGTCAATGTGACCTTGACTTCAGATAATCAAGGGGCCATTGAATCCATCAACACCCGCGAGAATCATTTTTACCGTTCAGAATTCAATAAGCAAAAAAACCTCGCGGCCAACATCGATCAAGTCGCCATCGTCTGTGCCACTGAACCTGCGTTTTCAGAAGAGTTACTCGGTCGCGCATTGATTTGCGCCGAGGTCGCCGAAATTGACGTGTTGATTATTTTGAATAAAATCGACGTGCTCGATAAACTCGATGCCGCCCGTGAAACGTTATCACTCTATCCAAAGCTCGGCTACCCGCTGATTGAAGTCGCGGCAAAAAACACCGAATCACTCAAGGCCGAATTGATTCCACGCCTCGCGGGCAAAACCACCCTGCTCATGGGACAAAGCGGCATGGGCAAATCATCACTGATCAACGCGCTGATTCCTGACGTGCAACTCAAAACCCGTGAAATATCCAGTGTGCTCAACAGCGGCAAACACACGACCACTTTCACCCGTTTGTTTGATTGCAGTTTCGATGGCGAAGCCGCACAGATCATCGACTCTCCTGGTTTTGAGCAGTTCGGCATGGCACAGTTTTCCCATTCGCAAGTCCAACACGCAATGCCCGAATTTGTGCCCCACCTTGGCAAATGCCGCTTCAACAACTGCGCCCATATCCGAGAACCACAATGTGCCATACTTGAAGCCATCGAAGCGGGCACGATCACCGAAAACCGTTATCACTTTTATTTACGCCTCGTTGAGCAACTCAACTATTACGACAACGCCCGTTACTGA
- a CDS encoding GNAT family N-acetyltransferase has protein sequence MGENNVTQVWSDVIEPLNWDELSALYREAPLGDKKPADLKTVFTNSRFRCFVYENGRLIGVGRALSDGMDCSYICDVAILPSHQNQGLGQAIVAKLVALSVGHKKIILYAVPGKEGFYKKLGFKSMTTAMAIFSNEQGALDGGYVKEN, from the coding sequence ATGGGAGAAAATAACGTGACTCAAGTGTGGTCAGATGTGATTGAACCGCTGAACTGGGATGAACTGTCGGCCCTTTACCGTGAGGCGCCATTGGGTGATAAAAAACCGGCAGATTTAAAAACAGTGTTCACGAACAGTCGATTTCGCTGTTTTGTTTATGAAAATGGACGGCTCATTGGCGTGGGGCGTGCGCTTTCTGACGGCATGGATTGTTCGTACATTTGTGATGTGGCCATATTGCCCAGCCATCAAAATCAAGGGCTTGGGCAGGCGATCGTCGCGAAATTGGTTGCATTGTCCGTTGGTCATAAAAAGATTATTTTATATGCGGTGCCAGGTAAGGAAGGTTTTTATAAAAAACTTGGATTCAAAAGCATGACCACTGCAATGGCTATTTTTTCAAATGAGCAGGGGGCTCTGGACGGTGGTTACGTGAAAGAGAACTGA
- a CDS encoding DnaJ C-terminal domain-containing protein — protein sequence MEFKDYYKSLGLERSASQDEIRQAYRKLARKYHPDVSKEADAQERMREINEANDVLRDEEKRAQYNAMLDQIASRGSYSNEGFQAPPNWDEGFEFHRSSDGHSADHAEFSEFFSSLFGQAQQQQRNQRNQQVRGEDQHAAIEVSIEESLKGAEKEIVLRALKHDEQGQLTFENRTLNVKIPMGVQPGQYIRLSGQGSPGYGGATAGDLYLEIRIAPHERYRVEGSDLYMNLPVTPTEAALGASIEIPTPNGKNVSVSVPPNSRAGMKLRLRDYGLQGKTHGHLYLVLEIVLPPALSEAAKQAYRHLSEVIPFDPRHDWKGHAS from the coding sequence ATGGAATTTAAAGATTATTACAAGTCGCTTGGTCTTGAGCGGAGTGCTTCGCAAGATGAAATTCGTCAAGCCTATCGTAAACTTGCTCGTAAATACCATCCCGATGTCAGCAAAGAAGCGGACGCTCAAGAGCGCATGAGGGAGATTAATGAGGCCAATGATGTGCTGCGGGATGAGGAAAAACGGGCGCAGTACAATGCCATGCTTGATCAAATTGCCAGCCGTGGCAGTTATTCCAATGAAGGTTTCCAAGCGCCGCCCAATTGGGATGAGGGTTTTGAGTTTCATCGTTCATCGGATGGCCATTCAGCCGACCATGCCGAGTTCAGTGAATTTTTTTCTTCGCTGTTCGGTCAGGCGCAACAGCAACAAAGAAACCAACGAAATCAACAGGTTCGTGGTGAGGATCAACATGCTGCGATTGAAGTTTCAATTGAAGAGTCACTCAAAGGAGCTGAAAAAGAAATTGTATTGCGTGCTTTAAAGCATGATGAGCAAGGTCAACTCACTTTTGAAAACCGCACCCTGAATGTCAAAATTCCTATGGGCGTGCAACCGGGTCAATACATTCGTCTGTCTGGACAGGGTTCTCCTGGTTATGGCGGCGCAACAGCGGGTGATCTGTATTTGGAAATCCGCATTGCACCGCACGAGCGTTATCGAGTTGAAGGCAGTGATCTGTATATGAATCTACCCGTGACACCCACCGAAGCGGCTTTGGGTGCCAGTATCGAAATTCCAACACCAAATGGTAAAAATGTTTCGGTCAGCGTGCCGCCCAATTCACGTGCGGGCATGAAGTTGAGGTTGCGTGATTATGGTTTGCAAGGCAAAACACACGGACACCTGTATTTGGTTCTTGAAATTGTTCTGCCTCCCGCTCTCTCTGAAGCGGCCAAACAAGCTTATCGACACTTATCTGAAGTGATTCCATTTGATCCGCGTCACGATTGGAAAGGACATGCATCATGA
- a CDS encoding DUF3422 family protein: MPIKPPMQSNLYHETHARPYLTVGTPSVVGHVLFWKGGTHSKTLWHIAQSLIAQYYPILTGTTAPFFEYECASHRLRFEQHTEFDTLTLTQPLRTIHGIDQVNPLDLLDPTQLQACSQDLLVKTLVYVVPDAISSIGIDSGTFEHPQLQAIMDPKYGAYVLEKRAAVFTDFDLDTKGFSRFVIANQSLNDSTVGRVVTRLLEIENYRIMALIPLEAARAVSRSLAGMDAHLAQLLNQLTQTSDEPVQRELLAQLLEIAKNIEHHRNQLSARFNASQAYYDLVQFSYGKLYEENFGTLQRLQTFIERRLGPAIRTCTSVKLRLEDISQRVDRIAELLQTEINLQIQVQNTAMLSGMHQSTRMQLKMQKTVESISIVALTYYALGVLGYLFAGIVPSEYKTMVMTILVIPVAGLIWHMQRKLIHQLHESDDKDTLS; the protein is encoded by the coding sequence ATGCCCATCAAGCCGCCCATGCAGTCCAATCTCTATCATGAAACACATGCCCGCCCTTATCTGACCGTGGGCACGCCCAGTGTGGTTGGTCATGTTTTATTTTGGAAAGGTGGCACGCACTCGAAGACGCTGTGGCATATCGCACAAAGTCTGATTGCCCAGTACTACCCTATTTTAACGGGTACAACAGCACCATTCTTTGAGTATGAATGCGCATCTCATCGCTTGCGTTTTGAACAGCACACCGAGTTTGACACGTTGACCTTGACTCAACCTTTGCGCACCATCCACGGCATTGATCAGGTCAACCCACTGGATTTACTTGATCCTACACAATTACAGGCGTGCAGCCAAGACCTCTTGGTCAAAACATTGGTTTATGTTGTGCCTGATGCCATTAGCAGTATCGGCATAGACAGTGGCACTTTTGAGCATCCGCAACTGCAAGCGATCATGGATCCAAAATATGGCGCTTATGTATTGGAAAAACGCGCAGCGGTGTTCACCGATTTTGATTTAGACACCAAAGGTTTTTCACGTTTTGTCATTGCCAATCAATCCCTTAATGACAGTACAGTCGGTCGTGTGGTCACGCGTTTATTGGAAATTGAGAACTACCGCATCATGGCGCTGATCCCGCTTGAAGCGGCACGCGCGGTCAGCCGCAGTTTGGCGGGCATGGATGCGCATTTGGCTCAATTATTGAACCAGCTCACGCAAACCAGCGATGAGCCTGTACAACGCGAGCTGCTGGCACAGCTGTTGGAGATCGCCAAGAACATCGAACACCATCGCAATCAATTGTCAGCGCGATTCAATGCCAGCCAAGCGTACTATGATTTGGTGCAGTTTTCTTATGGCAAATTGTATGAGGAAAATTTTGGCACTTTGCAACGCCTGCAAACCTTCATTGAACGCCGCCTCGGCCCTGCGATTCGCACCTGTACATCCGTTAAACTGCGTTTGGAAGACATTTCACAGCGTGTGGATCGCATTGCCGAATTGTTGCAAACAGAAATCAACTTGCAAATTCAAGTGCAAAACACCGCCATGCTTTCAGGCATGCACCAAAGCACGCGCATGCAGCTCAAAATGCAAAAAACAGTGGAAAGCATTTCGATCGTCGCACTGACCTATTATGCGCTGGGTGTGTTGGGTTATTTGTTCGCAGGCATCGTTCCCAGTGAGTACAAAACCATGGTGATGACGATTTTAGTGATTCCCGTTGCGGGACTGATTTGGCACATGCAACGTAAACTGATTCATCAATTACACGAATCAGATGACAAAGACACCCTATCATGA